The following proteins are co-located in the Paralichthys olivaceus isolate ysfri-2021 chromosome 10, ASM2471397v2, whole genome shotgun sequence genome:
- the usp9 gene encoding ubiquitin carboxyl-terminal hydrolase 9X isoform X6 encodes MTATTRGSPVGGNDSQGQGQAPDAQSQPPLPQNQTSSPNSSNENSPVSPPDEQGQEDGPPQLEEEEPAFPHTDLAKLDDMINRPRWVVPVLPKGELEVLLEAAIDLSKKGLDVKCEACQRFFRDGLTISFTKILTDEAVSGWKFEIHRCIINNTHRLVELCVAKLSQDWFPLLELLAMAANPHCKFHIYNGTRPSETVPAGAQLADDELFARPPDPRSPKGWLVDLINKFGTLNGFQMLHDRFMSGQALNVQIIAALIKPFGQCYEFLTLHTVKKYFLPVIEMVPQFLENLTDEELKKEAKNEAKNDALSMIIKSLKNLASRVPGQEETVKNLEIFRLKMILRLLQISSFNGKMNALNEVNKVISSVSYYTHRHNPEEEEWLTAERMAEWIQQNHILSIVLRDSLHQPQYVEKLEKILRFVIKEKALTMQDLDNIWAAQAGKHEAIVKNVHDLLAKLAWDFSPEQLDHLFDCFKASWTNASKKQREKLLELIRRLAEDDKDGVMAHKVLNLLWNLAHSDDVPVDIMDQALSAHIKILDYSCSQDRDTQKIQWIDRFIEELRTNDKWVIPALKQIREICSLFGEAPQNLSQTQRSPHVFYRHDLINQLQHNHALVTLVAENLSAYMETMRQFSKEEQAEFDPQTVRPGSRYSHVQEVQERLNFLRFLLKDGQLWLCAPQAKQIWKCLAENAVFLCDREACFKWYSKLMGDEPDLDPDINKDFFENNVLQLDPSLLTENGMKCFERFFKAVNCREGKLVAKRRAYMMDDLELIGLDYLWRVVIQGSDDIASRAIDLLKEIYTNLGPKLQVNQVEIHEDFIQSCFDRLKASYDTLCVLDGDKDSINCARQEAIRMVRVLTVLKEYINECDSDYHEERTILPMSRAFRGKHITLIVRFPNQGRQVDDLDIWSHTNDTIGSVRRGILTRIKANAAHTKIELFIGGEVVDPADDRKLIGQLNLKDKTLITAKLTQVSANMPSSPDSSSDSSTGSPGNHGNHYSDGPNPEVESCLPGVIMSLHLRYISFLWQVADLGCNLKMPLLRDGARVLMKLMPPDNTTVENLRAVCLDHAKLGENSLSPSLDSRFFGPSPSQVLYLIEVVYALLMPASATLGEDASDFQYNFLKSGGLPLVLSMLTRNNFLPAADMETRRGAYLNALKIAKLLLTSVGFGHVKAVAEACQPNAEGNIPVSPINQATHDQALVLQSALQNIPNPASECMLRNVAIRLAQQISDEASKYIPDICVIRAVQKIVWASGCGTVQLVFSSNEEISKIYEKTNAAKEPDGEDEQVCCEALEVMTLCFALMPTALDTLSKEKAWQTFIIDLLLHCHSKSVRQMAQEQFFLMATRCCMGHRPLLFFITLLFTVLGSTAKERAKHAGDYFTLLRHLLNYAYNSNINLPNAEVLLNNEIDWLKRIRDEVKRTGETGVEETILEGHLGVTKELLAFQTPEKKYYIGCEKGGANLIKELIDDFIFPASNVYLQYMKSGEFPTEQAIPVCSTPASINAGFELLVALAVGCVRNLKQIVDTLTDMYYLGCETLTEWEYLPPVGPRPNKGFVGLKNAGATCYMNSVIQQLYMIPPIRNGILAIEGTGTDVDDDMSGDEKQENESNVDPRDEVFSYHHQFDDKPSSKSEDRKEYNIGVLRHLQVIFGHLAASRLQYYVPRGFWKQFRLWGEPVNLREQHDALEFFNSLVDSLDEALKALGHPAMLSKVLGGSFADQKICQGCPHRYECEESFTTLNVDIRNHQNLLDSMEQYVKGDLLEGANAYHCEKCNKKVDTVKRLLIKKLPPVLAIQLKRFDYDWERECAIKFNDYFEFPRELDMEPYTVAGVAKLEGDDVNPENQVIQQNEPSEPTPPGSSKYRLVGVLVHSGQASGGHYYSYIIQRNGGDGEKNRWYKFDDGDVTECKMDDEEEMKNQCFGGEYMGEVFDHMMKRMSYRRQKRWWNAYILFYERMDSLDKDSELVKYISELTVSSTKPHQVKMPGVIECSVRKQNVQFMHNRMQYSLEYFQFIKKLLTCNSVYLNPPPGQEHLLPEAEEIAMISAQLAARFLFSTGFHTKKVVRGPASDWYDALCILLRHSKNVRYWFAHNVLFAYPNRFSEYLLECPSAEVRGAFAKLIVFIAHFSLQDGPCPSPTASPGPSTQGCDNLSLSDHLLRAVLNLLRREVSEHGRHLQQYFNLFVMYANLGLAEKTQLLKLNVPATFMLVALDEGPGPPIKYQYAELGKLYTVVSQLVRCCDVSSRMQSSINGNPPLPNPYGDTNLTAPVMPVQQLVAEILFVRTSYVKKIIEDCSNSEETVKLLRFSCWENPQFSSTVLSELLWQVAYSYTYELRPYLDLLLQILLIEDSWQTHRIHNVLKGIPDDRDGLFDTIQRSKNHYQKRAYQCIKCMVALFSNCSVAYQILQSNGDLKRKWTWAVEWLGDELERRPYTGNPQYTYNNWSPPVQSNETSNGYFLERSHSARMTLAKACELCPEEEPDEQEAPDDQDASPPEDTSLYPHSPGTTQFQQNNHPHGQPYTGPAAQHMNNPQRPGPATAPTPGPTPTPTQNQTPPTPGTGPGPSPGPGPRAQENWESTEEVTPAPAPASTAPAPAPPKE; translated from the exons AGGTGTATTATAAATAACACACACCGATTGGTGGAGTTGTGTGTGGCCAAGCTCTCTCAGGACTGGTTTCCTCTACTGGAGCTTCTGGCCATGGCCGCCAACCCTCACTGCAAGTTCCACATCTATAATGGCACACGGCCCTCTGAGACCGTCCCTGCTGGAGCACAGCTGGCTGACGATGAGCTCTTTGCCCGACCACCAGACCCACGATCTCCCAAG GGCTGGTTGGTGGACTTAATAAACAAATTTGGCACGTTAAACGGGTTTCAAATGTTGCACGATCGCTTCATGAGCGGCCAAGCACTGAACGTCCAGATCATCGCTGCACTTATCAA GCCTTTTGGCCAGTGTTACGAGTTCCTTACATTGCACACGGTAAAGAAGTACTTCCTTCCAGTCATCGAGATGGTTCCTCAGTTTCTAGAGAATCTCACAGATGAGGAGCTGAAGAAAGAGGCCAAGAATGAAGCCAAAAACGACGCACTGTCCATGATAATCAAGTCTCTGAAGAATCTGGCTTCACGCGTACCAGGGCAAGAGGAGACCGTGAAGAATTTAGAGATTTTTAGGTTAAAAATGATTCTTAG GTTATTGCaaatttcttcttttaatgGCAAAATGAATGCACTAAATGAAGTTAACAAGGTGATCTCCAGTGTGTCCTACTACACTCATCGGCATaaccctgaggaggaggaatggCTGACTGCAGAGCGCATGGCG GAGTGGATCCAGCAGAACCACATCCTGTCCATTGTGCTCAGGGACAGTTTGCACCAGCCGCAGTATGTCGAGAAACTGGAGAAGATCCTTCGCTTCGTTATCAAAGAGAAAGCCCTTACAATGCAGGATCTGGATAATATCTGGGCTGCACAG GCTGGTAAGCATGAGGCTATTGTGAAGAATGTCCATGACCTCCTGGCCAAGCTGGCTTGGGACTTCTCACCTGAGCAACTCGATCACCTCTTTGACTGTTTCAAG GCAAGCTGGACCAATGCCAGCAAGAAGCAGCGTGAAAAGCTGCTGGAACTTATCCGGCGCTTGGCTGAGGATGATAAGGATGGTGTGATGGCCCACAAGGTCCTCAACCTGCTGTGGAACCTGGCACACAGCGATGATGTGCCTGTAGACATCATGGACCAGGCTCTTAGTGCTCACATCAAGATATTGGATTACAGTTGCTCACAG GACAGAGACACGCAGAAAATCCAATGGATAGATCGCTTCATAGAGGAACTACGGACCAACGATAAATGGGTGATCCCTGCCCTAAAGCAAATCAGAGAAATCTGTAGCCTCTTTGGTGAAGCTCCTCAAAACCTTAG TCAAACCCAGAGAAGTCCTCATGTGTTCTACCGACATGACCTGATCAACCAGCTGCAGCACAACCACGCTCTGGTGACCTTGGTGGCTGAGAATCTCTCAGCCTACATGGAGACCATGAGGCAGTTCTCCAAAG AAGAGCAAGCTGAGTTTGACCCCCAGACTGTCAGGCCAGGAAGCCGCTACAGCCATGTCCAGGAAGTACAGGAGCGGCTCAACTTCCTGAG GTTCTTGCTAAAGGATGGCCAGTTGTGGCTCTGTGCCCCTCAGGCCAAGCAGATCTGGAAGTGTTTGGCTGAGAATGCAGTGTTTCTTTGTGACCGTGAGGCCTGCTTCAAATG GTACTCCAAGCTGATGGGTGATGAGCCAGACCTGGACCCGGACATCAATAAGGACTTCTTTGAGAACAACGTCCTGCAGTTGGACCCGTCTCTGCTGACGGAGAATGgcatgaagtgctttgagaggTTCTTCAAGGCCGTCAACTGCAGGGAGGGCAAGCTGGTTGCAAAGCGCAGGGCCTACATGATGGATGACCTGGAACTAATAGGCTTGGACTACCTCTGGAGG GTGGTGATTCAAGGTAGTGATGACATTGCTAGCCGAGCAATAGACCTGCTGAAAGAGATTTATACCAACCTCGGACCAAAACTACAAGTTAATCAG GTTGAAATTCATGAGGATTTCATCCAGTCATGTTTTGACCGTCTGAAGGCATCCTACGACACCCTGTGTGTGTTGGACGGAGACAAAGACAGCATCAATTGCGCCCGTCAGGAAGCCATCCGCATGGTGCGAGTTCTTACTGTGCTCAAAGAGTACATCAATGAGTGCGACAGTGACTACCACGAGGAGAGGACTATACTGCCCATGTCCAG AGCTTTCCGTGGGAAGCATATCACGTTGATCGTGCGTTTCCCAAACCAGGGGCGTCAGGTAGATGACCTGGATATCTGGTCACACACCAATGACACAATCGGCTCAGTTCGACGTGGCATCCTGACCCGGATCAAAGCAAACGCTGCACATACCAAGATAGAACTCTTTATTGGTGGCGAGGTGGTCGATCCGGCTGATGACAGGAAGTTAATTGGACAGCTCAATTTGAAGGACAAAACG TTGATCACAGCCAAGCTGACCCAGGTGAGTGCCAACATGCCTTCAAGCCCAGACAGCTCCTCTGACTCATCCACCGGCTCTCCTGGTAACCACGGCAACCACTACAGCGATGGGCCCAACCCTGAGGTGGAGAGCTGTCTTCCTGGTGTG ataaTGTCGCTGCATCTCCGCTACATCTCCTTCCTGTGGCAGGTGGCTGACCTGGGCTGCAACCTCAAAATGCCTCTGCTTAGAGATGGCGCTCGAGTTCTCATGAAACTCATGCCGCCAG ATAACACAACAGTGGAGAATCTGAGAGCTGTGTGTCTGGACCACGCCAAACTTGGTGAGAACAGCCTCAGTCCCTCACTGGATTCCCGCTTCTTCGGCCCCTCCCCCTCACAAGTGCTCTACCTCATTGAG GTTGTGTATGCTTTGCTGATGCCAGCCAGTGCCACTCTCGGCGAGGATGCCAGTGACTTCCAGTACAACTTCCTGAAGAGTGGCGGGCTACCCCTGGTGTTGAGCATGCTCACCAGGAACAACTTTCTCCCAGCGGCAGATATGGAGACGAGGCGTGGGGCGTACCTCAACGCGCTAAAGATTGCCAAGCTCCTCCTGACCTCTGTGGGCTTTGGTCATGTGAAGGCTGTGGCAGAGGCCTGCCAGCCCAATGCTGAGGGAAATATTCCTGTCTCTCCG ATAAACCAGGCCACTCATGATCAGGCTCTGGTCCTCCAGAGTGCCCTGCAAAACATCCCCAACCCTGCCTCAGAATGCATGCTGCGCAATGTAGCCATCCGCCTGGCACAGCAGATTTCTGATGAG GCATCAAAGTACATCCCAGACATTTGTGTGATCCGAGCGGTACAGAAAATTGTGTGGGCATCAGGCTGTGGTACGGTGCAGCTCGTCTTCAGCTCCAATGAAGAGATCAGCAAAATATACGAGAAG acaaATGCAGCTAAGGAGCCAGATGGGGAAGATGAGCAGGTTTGCTGCGAGGCCCTGGAAGTGATGACACTGTGTTTTGCCCTCATGCCCACGGCTCTGGACACCCTCAGTAAGGAGAAGGCTTGGCAGACCTTCATCATagacctgctgctgcactgccACAGCAA ATCTGTTCGTCAGATGGCTCAGGAGCAGTTTTTCCTGATGGCAACTCGGTGCTGTATGGGCCATCgacctctcctcttcttcatcaccctcctcttcactgtGTTAGGG AGTACAGCCAAGGAGCGAGCCAAACATGCTGGGGACTACTTCACATTGCTCAGACATCTGCTGAACTATGCCTATAACAGTAACATCAACCTGCCAAATGCTGAGGTGCTGCTCAACAATGAGATTGACTGGCTGAAGAGGATAAGG gATGAGGTTAAGAGGACAGGGGAGACTGGTGTGGAGGAGACCATCCTGGAGGGCCACCTTGGAGTCACCAAAGAACTTCTAGCCTTCCAGACACCAGAGAAGAAGTATTACATTGGCTGTGAGAAGGGAGGAGCGAACCTCATTAAG GAGCTGATTGATGACTTCATTTTCCCAGCATCTAATGTTTACCTGCAGTACATGAAAAGCGGGGAATTCCCCACCGAGCAGGCCATCCCAGTGTGCAGCACCCCTGCTTCCATCAATGCAGGCTTTGAGCTCCTGGTAGCACTGGCTGTCGGCTGTGTTCGCAACCTCAAACAGATAGTCGACACTCTGACTGACATGTACTACTTAG gttgtGAAACATTGACAGAGTGGGAGTACTTGCCTCCGGTGGGGCCACGGCCAAACAAAGGCTTTGTAGGACTGAAGAACGCTGGGGCCACCTGTTATATGAACTCTGTCATTCAGCAGCTGTACATGATCCCTCCCATCCGCAATGGCATCCTGGCCATAGAGGGCACAGGCACTGATGTGGATGATGACATGTCAGGGGATGAGAAGCAGGAGAATGAG AGTAACGTGGATCCTCGTGATGAGGTTTTCAGCTACCATCATCAGTTTGATGATAAGCCCTCTAGTAAGTCAGAGGACAGGAAAGAGTACAACATTGGGGTCCTGCGCCACCTACAGGTCATATTTGGCCATCTGGCTGCATCCAGACTGCAGTATTATGTCCCTAGGGGATTCTGGAAACAGTTCag GTTATGGGGTGAGCCAGTGAACTTGAGGGAGCAACACGATGCGCTGGAGTTTTTCAACTCTTTGGTGGACAGTCTGGATGAAGCTCTGAAAGCTCTGGGTCACCCTGCCATGCTCAGCAAGGTGCTGGGAGGGTCCTTTGCTGACCAGAAGATCTGTCAGGGATGCCCCCACAG ATATGAGTGTGAGGAGTCATTCACAACACTCAACGTAGACATCAGAAACCACCAGAACCTGCTGGACTCCATGGAGCAGTATGTTAAAGGAGACCTGCTGGAGGGAGCCAACGCCTACCACTGTGAGAAGTGTAATAAGAAG GTGGACACGGTGAAGCGCCTGCTGATTAAGAAGCTGCCGCCAGTCCTCGCCATCCAGCTGAAGCGCTTTGACTATGACTGGGAGCGGGAGTGTGCCATCAAGTTCAACGACTACTTTGAGTTCCCCAGGGAGCTGGACATGGAGCCATACACAGTAGCGGGTGTGGCCAAGTTAGAGGGTGATGATGTCAATCCGGAGAACCAGGTGATCCAACAGAATGAGCCCTCTGAACCCACGCCTCCGGGCAGCTCCAAGTATCGTCTGGTGGGAGTGCTGGTCCACTCAGGCCAGGCCAGCGGTGGACACTACTACTCCTACATAATCCAGAGGAATGGGGGTGATGGTGAAAAGAACCGCTGGTATAAGTTTGACGATGGGGATGTGACTGAGTGTAAAATGGACgatgaggaggagatgaagaaccAGTGCTTTGGAGGTGAATACATGGGCGAGGTGTTTGATCACATGATGAAACGGATGTCGTACCGGAGGCAGAAGCGATGGTGGAACGCCTACATCCTATTCTATGAGCGTATGGACTCACTGGACAAGGACAGCGAGCTTGTCAAATACATCTCAGAGCTGACCGTCTCCTCCACCAAGCCACATCAGGTCAAGATGCCTGGTGTCATCGAGTGCAGCGTCCGCAAGCAGAACGTCCAATTCATGCACAACAGAATGCAATACAGCCTGGAATATTTCCAGTTCATTAAGAAACTTCTGACCTGTAACAGTGTCTATTTAAATCCTCCTCCAG gacaAGAACATCTTCTGCCAGAGGCAGAGGAGATTGCTATGATAAGTGCTCAGCTGGCTGctaggttcctcttcagcacagGTTTCCACACCAAGAAAGTAGTACGGGGTCCTGCCAGTGACTG GTATGACGCCCTCTGCATCCTGCTGAGACACAGTAAGAATGTACGCTATTGGTTTGCACACAACGTTCTGTTTGCTTACCCTAACCGGTTCTCCGAGTACCTGCTTGAGTGCCCGAGTGCCGAGGTCCGTGGAGCATTCGCCAAGCTCATCGTCTTCATCGCTCACTTCTCCCTGCAAGACGGCCCCTGCCCCTCTCCCACTGCCTCGCCTGGACCCTCGACTCAG GGCTGTGATAACCTCAGTCTCAGTGACCACCTGTTAAGAGCTGTACTAAACCTCCTCAGAAGAGAGGTTTCTGAACATGGCCGTCACCTGCAGCAGTACTTCAACCTCTTTGTCATGTACGCCAACCTGG GTTTGGCAGAAAAGACTCAGCTGCTCAAACTGAACGTTCCTGCTACTTTCATGTTGGTCGCTCTTGACGAGGGTCCCGGCCCTCCCATTAAATACCAGTACGCTGAGCTGGGCAAGCTCTACACTGTGGTTTCCCAGTTGGTCCGCTGCTGTGACGTCTCCTCACGCATGCAGTCCTCCATCAATG GTAACCCTCCTCTACCTAACCCGTATGGGGACACCAACCTGACCGCCCCAGTGATGCCTGTGCAGCAGCTGGTGGCAGAGATCCTGTTTGTGCGGACCAGCTATGTGAAGAAGATCATTGAAGACTGCAGCAACTCTGAGGAGACAGTGAAGCTGCTTCGCTTCAGCTGCTGGGAGAATCCTCAGTTCTCCTCCACTGTGCTCAGTGAACTGCTCTGGCAG GTGGCGTACTCCTACACCTATGAGCTGCGGCCTTACCTGGACTTGCTGCTACAGATCCTGCTCATCGAGGACTCGTGGCAGACACACAG GATCCACAATGTGCTGAAGGGAATTCCAGATGATAGAGATGGACTTTTTGACACCATCCAGCGCTCCAAGAACCACTATCAGAAGCGGGCCTACCAGTGCATCAAGTGCATGGTGGCCCTGTTCAGCAACTGCTCTGTGGCCTATCAGATCCTACAG AGTAATGGTGACCTGAAGCGAAAGTGGACGTGGGCAGTCGAGTGGTTAGGGGACGAGCTGGAGAGGAGGCCATACACGGGCAACCCCCAGTACACCTACAACAACTGGTCCCCTCCAGTTCAGAGCAACGAGACCTCCAATGGATATTTCCTGGAGCGTTCGCACAGTGCACGTATGACACTGGCCAAGGCCTGTGAACTTTGTCCTGAAGAG GAACCAGATGAACAGGAAGCACCTGATGATCAAGACGCCTCCCCACCTGAGGACACGTCTCTGTACCCACATTCTCCTGGAACCACCCAGTTTCAGCAG AACAACCATCCTCATGGTCAGCCGTACACCGGACCTGCTGCTCAGCACATGAACAACCCCCAGCGTCCTGGTCCTGCCACTGCCCCGACTCCCGGCCCGACTCCGACCCCGACCCAGAACcagaccccccccacccctggcaCTGGCCCTGGACCCAGTCCTGGCCCAGGCCCGCGAGCACAAGAGAACTGGGAGAGCACCGAGGAGGTCACCCCTGCCCCCGCCCCTGCCTCCACTGCCCCGGCACCTGCCCCGCCTAAGGAGTAA